taaatgacatgaaaatttgaattataatttaagtgttaattaatatgcttattttttttattggtgataCATTATTTAGTAtgtaaatttagtctccctccttcatgaaaattataaaatttcaacaaccttttttaattcttttcttGGAAATTTTTCTATGAGTTTTACCATTACTTGTAGTAATTTCAGTAGGTATTAGTGCTACTAATTATCATTAATTTTGTGCTAGCAAAGTTTTGTTGAGTAATCGCTGGATAAAATATGATATTGTTTCTTGGTATTTTGATGAAcgacatttgaaaattaaaaatgatatattaatatgaaaactaaattttttatttttcatacattCAATTGAGcatatatacttgttttacaacaGAAAAGGCATATATAAACTCCTCTGTTGTCAGCTGGTACATGCATGCTGCTTTTAATCCTctcaatttctttattttttttttggtttacgtatatataatattttgatGAGATGATTCTAACAGACGAAAGGAAAATTTGCATTAATTAATCCTTTCTTTAACCCTCTAAACCCAGGGAagtttttagttgtgacgggaacacagaTGGTACATCATGTATTTTATGTAaattgtgagaaattttattttttaagttattaactttttaacacatatatcccaCAATTTATATAGCGACACATGGTTTATCATCCCGTGTAACGGtcaaattgaaaaatctcccataaaccccctctctctctctctcatgtaaAGCCACGTGGTCCCTTGACGCACCACCTGACCTCACTCCTCTATTCTCTACAGTACTATTTCTTGATGTTCTTGTATAAGATCTCACTCATTTTCTCATGGTCTTAGTCCAAACTCTTTTAAAGCCGAGTCTGTTGCATCTCCCATGACTTCAAGCTTCActactccctctctctcttgtgCTTAATTATTCCTCTTTCCAAACCCTTCAAATATTGATATGGACAAAGGAGGACGGCTACATGCCCGTCCAGAGCTCGCTCTTGTTGTTCTTCCTACCACAGTCATCGTCTTCATCACCAACATCATCACTCCCAGCAGACCAAACCTATAATTAATCGAAACGTTAAACGCATACGATATCCATCATGGAATCTTCAGCTAGTGATCATTCTATTCACAACTGCAGATTCGTACTTTCTTCTGAGACGACGAATGATCACGATCATGGGAAACGAGTGGTCGGTGAATTGGACTTCTTTGCTGATAAGGGCCGTTTGAAAGAAGATAGAGATCACACGGCTGAAGTTAAAGAAGAATGCGATCGTCACGGGGTTGGTCAAGAAAAGCAACTACCCGACGTAAATGTATGAAAACTACTCTATAGCTGGTTACCTTTTATTGACTGCTtctatattttgattttttttttcgttttttttcttACACTATCTGAATTTTAGTGCTATTGGGTTTGTTGTTTTTTCgctaatttttataatattagaTTGGATTGAATCTTCTTACAACAAACACCAGTAGCGAAAAATCATCCATGGATGATGGAACTTCGTCTTCCCATACTATGGAAAACAAGCATAGAACAAATCAGGTACATGTACATGGAATATGTAGTCAGTGTTTTTGCTTCTTAGCTTTGAAAAATCGGTAGGATATTCTCTGATATTCTTTTTCCGCAAGTGTTTAGAAATAATAAACTAAAATCTtaatttgaattgatatttAAGTGAAAGTATATAATATTTTGGCTGCAGCTGGCAGTTCTTCGAGCTGAATTAGGCCGTATGAACGTAGAAAACCAACGGTTGAGAGGTGCGATTCATCAGTTAAACACTCATTACCAGGCGTTACAGGTGCACCTTGTGACACTGATGCAACGCCAGAAAAATCAAAAGACTGATTATCAAACTGCAGAACAACACaaggtacatatatatatatatatatatatatatatatatatatatataatattgaaCCACACATGATATATATTGATTAATTATGTCTTTAATTAGTTTTATTAATATCATCACGTTCATGGGTTTGGTTAGATGAACATAAATGGATCAGTGGTACTAGAAGAGAAGCAGATGATGAACGGGATTAATAATCTTGCTCCAATACAATTTATGGATATGGGAAGGGCTGAGAAAGATGAGCTTTCACAGTGTTCTCATGAAGGCTGCAGATCCCAAGATTGTTCCGGGTCGCCCCCTCGAAACGACATCGTCGAGTCAATGGAGTGCTGCAAGAGTACTAGTCATGTTCACAGGGATGTTAGTGGAAGAAGTCGTACTGCTGGGGGGGAAGATAGCCctgaccaagaacttcaagggTGGATTCCTAAGAAGGTTCCCAAGTTGATAAGCCCTAGGGAAGTGGATCAACCCTCATCTGAAGCCATGTCCATGATTAAAAAAGCTCGTGTTTCAGTTCGAGCACGATCTGAAGCTTCCATGGTATGAAACTAGCTACCTTGACATCTGCTTGACTAATATGATCTGAAATTTACAATCTAAAACGTAAGTATCTATATGACAACATTAATCTTAAAAGAATATTAATTACCTTCCCACCATGATCCACTCTCATTGAAATGTTTTTTCCTAATGAGATGCGTGGACAAATTATATACCTATATAGGAACATGttcattttttatcatttcaaaaGGACCTTGATTCCTTAAAACGTGCAGAAAATAGGAACTGTTGGAATATAATTCAAAGATAGAGAAACTAAAAAGACCAACAGAAGTGTATGGCAAGTTTAAAAACTTCATAATCTTTTCTGTATAGCTCTACCTCATTCTTGATTGTCTTAGCTATTTGAAGAAAGTCAAATACACAGCCTAGCAGTCATAATATTAAATTTGATCCTGCAGATATCTGATGGATGCCAATGGAGAAAGTATGGCCAGAAAATGGCTAAAGGAAACCCATGCCCTCGAGCTTATTATCGTTGCACCATGAGAAATGGTTGCCCGGTTCGCAAACAGGtatacatttttttctctttatagATTAACAATCTGATAGCATAACAAGTCAAATTGTTAATTTGACACGAGAAGTGAGCTCTTCTAACAAAGTGGACTGGATTGGGTTCCTAACTGACAGGTACAGAGATGTGCGGAAGATCGAACAATACTTATAACAACATACGAAGGCCACCACAACCATCCACTCCCTCCTGCTGCAATGGCCATGGCATCTACTACATCAGCATCAGCATCAATGCTTCTATCAGGTTCAATGCGTAGTGCTGATGACCTAATAAGCTCAAACAGCTTCCTAGCAAGAACTGGATTGCCTAACTACCCACCAAGCTTGGCAACACTTTCGGCCTCAGCCCCATTTCCTACTGTCACCTTGGACCTCACTAACACTCCCACTTCCTCAGAGATGCCACTTGGCCAACCAAACCAGCTCCCTCCAAATTTTCCTCACAACAATCTTATGTCTGTGCCACAAATTCTAGGTCAAGCCCTTTGCAACCAATCCAAATTCTCGGTTCTCGATAGCCTTCAGGGGTTGGATAGTACTACACACTCACTGGCTGACAAAGTCAGTGCAGCAACGGCGGCCATCACAGCGGACCCTAATTTCACAGCGGCTCTGGTAGCAGCCATCACCTCTATTGTTGTCAATGGTCATTCAAACAATAACACCTACAACAATGTTGCTACAAGAAACAATAGTGACGACAATACAGAATAAGTCATTTTCGTTGTTAATAATAAATATAGATATGTAGTCAATTCTTCAATATTTAacttgagtgaaaaaaaaatctcattgaTTCaatctctttttatttatttttaatttagtgCGATTTAGAAACGTGTGGGATTATATAGACTTTCTAATATCAGGATGAATTTATttggaaaatttggaaaaatagccAAAATTTAGACCATGAATTGAAATTTAGCCAACCTTTATAACTTTTCGTAATTCTAACCAAAACTTGAAATGAAAATGCTACAATACCCTTTttaactaaaataattacaaaactATATCTTCTCCATCCATTCTTTGTGTAGTCTTTTCGGCTCTGTCCCATAAAACAGTTGGTATTGCTCCcgtattaattttgttttttcaaaataaCTACACCGAACCCTAAAACACCACAACATCAATCCCCGTTGCCAGCgatcaaaaccctaaccaatttCCCACAGAGATCTGCTCCAAATTCTGCATATTTTCTCAAGAAAGTCTGTACACTTTATGTTTGGTGGATGACTATTGAAGGTTTAATTCTAGAGCTTTATGAAATCTTGTTAAATATATCGTCCTTCAATTTTAGCTTCAgacatattttttaaattctattttttacaATGATATTGATTCAAATTGTGAACATTTTTTACATTTGAGGTCAAGCAATGGGCGATCCCGATTACCCGGCGGATGAGGCAGTGGTTACCAGAAATTAACAACTGACGATGCTCTTTTGTCTCTCAAAAAGGTGGAGGACACGTTTCGTGACAATAATGGAAAACATGATATATTTTGGGATTTAATCACTTCGTACTTAATTTTGGGATATCAACACTTCTGTGCTGGAGGATTATCGAATAACCTCGGATGACGAAGACGTGACTCCTCTGGAACAGACGATTGATGAAGACGAGGAAGTTGCTGGTACTGTAAACTTGACAAACATGAacatattttgtaattattttaattaaaaagggTATTGAAGTATTTTCATGTTAAATTTTGATTAGAATTATAACATATTATAACAGTTGGCTAAAGTTCTATTCATGGTCCGAATTTTagctatttttccaaatttcccaatttatttatcattttttctgGAACCATCCcactctctctcattttctccctCGATTCCTCTGTCCGTCCGTCCGTCCATTATTTTCAGGAACCATCATCCCCTCCCATCAACGAATTCTCACCTCCCCCTCCCCCCTTGACTTCACCATCGCTGACAATAGGTCCTAGTACACTAGATCGTGAAGCAAATTCCAGTACACCGTAGCTCTCGGCCATCCAATTCCATCACTTCGTCTCTCTTTGTCCATTCCTCCATTTCACCTCTCTCCGTCTCCTGCACTCTCGCCTACATTTTTTTTGTCATGTGACATCAGCATGACGTCATATTGCCTCAAGCGCAGAGGCGGGCAAGAATCGCCTTATTGTTGAGTTTGGGGGAGTCGGCCCAATCGAATAGCAAGGAGGATTTGGGTTGGATGGAGCAATTTTTATTGGGACgactagcatttgcctacacactttgtgtgtatgaacacatttttttagagaatgagaaggagagagggagagagggagatagaaagtgggggagtgggaggtttttttttgtcttttatttttatttttataaatattggaggtattttaacatcacatgtggtgaggtttcaataaaaaacagtaacatTTAGATCTATGAAATTaaattattgcccatcatttttttatgtgatagaagactaatttgtcttttcaccctcttttggttgacaaatagggttttattaattagtagatatACTTGGGTCCTCATCGGTCAAGACCTAATATACTGAATTTCTGAGGTGGaccaataatattaaaatagcTGGCACTTTCAGCAATTCTTCATTATTAACCAAACACTCGCTAGTTCCCTAACAAAACACTCCAAATTTCCTCTTCATCACTATCCAAGCACTCATCTTCTTTCTCAACAAGAAGACAAGCAGACACCCCATCCAATACTGTTAACCGACCACTGTGGCCTCGTcggatcacccatcatgagagGATTTGCTCTCTTTTTCGTTCTTTCTCTTCgaatcaacatcaaaaggaAGTCGTCGGATGCAATCGACGCCGATGATGACATGGTTTCCGGCGAAGGGCAGAGAAATGGTTATGGGTACCTTCAGGGGAGGGAAGTGGTGCTGCCATGGCTATGATAAAGAATAGCGTTTGGGGGCGGGACGATAGAGAGATTGGAGGAGAAGATACAGGTGGGTTCGACGGAGGAGACAAGGTTACCGGCACTGAAACTGGCAGAAGCAAGAAGGAGATGGAGGTTGGGAAGGGGAGGGCGTTGGGGAAGAAATGGGTTGTTTGGATATGTGGTTAATATTGTGTTTGGTTACATGTTTATAGAACTTACATTGAAATAGGTGTTTTGTTCTCATTGGGCCATTTCATTTAGTCGGtctcaaggaagaaaatatcggtaatatcggaaatatcggtagtccgaaaacacggaaatatcaatggaaatatcgggataatatcgatatcgataaaaattacatggaaaccacggaaattgtaagaaaaacttggaaatttttattgaaactttgcaggatgtttatttagtcaattatctattagtttatcacaaaaaattggaaggaaatacattgcatgatggatttaacattatcaagttgattatatagcgagttgacaaacattgtgagtgtagaaaatatgtagtaattaatgaaagaagtctaaacacaccataatcatttatatataatgaattagtacaatattttacactttatacattgcatggtaagatacatgagtgacttagtaccacatagagttcctatgaggttcaaaattttgactatcttcatcatctctatgtgtagagtgagtgtattgtgaagagtagttatcaaatgataaagccccaaaataattttgcatgtaattgttaacatgccacccatatggatatgagattggttgaccttgtccataagcaaaatcatttgaagattgagtctcggattgtttccatgagtcgctcgattccatcccaaaaggaatgggatatgaagggtagggaaatggttggttatgagtattaccatagttactacttcccactccaacagagtccgaagttctagataacgagtcatcttcttgacttgacaaaatccccttgcctctttctctgcgagtatagtcattccctatggcaccaattcctggtcctgcccgcctactgccatggtcatcatcctgtgttgcatgcgtgaagtttgcctcaccagtgaatgGGCTTataaatccgggaggtggtccataatagtttccatatccaccaccactacctccagctccactacctccagctccactatgtccttcatTATTCCTACCTctggtggtaggtgagtctcttgatcttgtactagagctatcattagtatcagcacgatgttgtggttgtgtaggattggaataaggtggaattccagtgtttcttggtcttgggcacaaaagttcttccaaagagtcagcgctgctagatcccacctcctcctctaatactctttctacatttatcccttcattacgtgcttcttcagcaactctgggagctgggttgccttcatcatcatctaaatgaagaggtctaatccattaaaaaaattggttaccctctgtatcatcatcttcaccaacaatatcaaacacatctagtgggtcaccacggtcgacatgatctatttctgcttccttatctcgaatttgaagcttcatgttgtagtagcaataaactaatttttctaagctactatgagccaacttatttctttgctttgtgtgtatgagtgcaa
This window of the Malus domestica chromosome 03, GDT2T_hap1 genome carries:
- the LOC103428350 gene encoding probable WRKY transcription factor 31, which gives rise to MESSASDHSIHNCRFVLSSETTNDHDHGKRVVGELDFFADKGRLKEDRDHTAEVKEECDRHGVGQEKQLPDVNIGLNLLTTNTSSEKSSMDDGTSSSHTMENKHRTNQLAVLRAELGRMNVENQRLRGAIHQLNTHYQALQVHLVTLMQRQKNQKTDYQTAEQHKMNINGSVVLEEKQMMNGINNLAPIQFMDMGRAEKDELSQCSHEGCRSQDCSGSPPRNDIVESMECCKSTSHVHRDVSGRSRTAGGEDSPDQELQGWIPKKVPKLISPREVDQPSSEAMSMIKKARVSVRARSEASMISDGCQWRKYGQKMAKGNPCPRAYYRCTMRNGCPVRKQVQRCAEDRTILITTYEGHHNHPLPPAAMAMASTTSASASMLLSGSMRSADDLISSNSFLARTGLPNYPPSLATLSASAPFPTVTLDLTNTPTSSEMPLGQPNQLPPNFPHNNLMSVPQILGQALCNQSKFSVLDSLQGLDSTTHSLADKVSAATAAITADPNFTAALVAAITSIVVNGHSNNNTYNNVATRNNSDDNTE